In Juglans regia cultivar Chandler chromosome 5, Walnut 2.0, whole genome shotgun sequence, the following are encoded in one genomic region:
- the LOC108982564 gene encoding uncharacterized protein LOC108982564, whose amino-acid sequence MSITWMLMSFCLLKVTACWIEKAKLGSLEARKDKMARVKLKWLLLRICTFRDRSNPKEETNGRSTPMTENNVGSLTAGSKTLFSMQPSADGMMPIGATPVWKCQGFKVPTLADAKSFSEYRSFGYSQSNNLRIISLLVAAITHLTCGLDSLTPLDWFAGHVSQPSVSQFPRHHAHQFPLLNDLSPSSSSISALEANHRPHPSHHDLNPPEEISPQALVPSVSLEVYQGWASIPYGSDCLVFEEGSLRSEDKLRSTSPRFLNISMLSCCTSVAWVLGGDGAFDKLDTNGNLYINRGKHSDNLTRENQDWKRKDNVLLHEYEAWKMKIK is encoded by the exons ATGTCAATCACTTGGATGCTGATGTCCTTTTGCCTCCTCAAAGTGACTGcttgttggattgaaaaagcAAAGCTCGGAAGCTTGGAAGCTCGGAAGGATAAAATGGCAAGAGTGAAGCTAAAATGGTTGCTGCTAAGGATTTGTACTTTTAGGGATCGGTCAAACCCCAAGGAGGAGACGAATGGGAGAAGCACCCCAATGACTGAGAATAACGTAGGCAGCCTGACTGCTGGCAGTAAAACATTATTCTCAATGCAGCCTTCGGCTGATGGCATGATGCCAATTGGGGCTACACCAGTGTGGAAATGCCAAGGGTTCAAAGTCCCAACTT TGGCTGATGCCAAGAGTTTTTCAGAGTATAGGAGTTTTGGGTACTCCCAATCAAATAATCTTCGCATCATCTCATTATTGGTAGCAGCCATAACACACCTGACGTGTGGACTGGATTCACTAACACCACTGGACTGGTTTGCTGGGCATGTCTCTCAGCCCTCAGTCAGTCAGTTCCCCCGACACCATGCCCATCAATTCCCCCTCCTGAACGACCTCAGCCCTTCGTCTTCCTCGATCTCAGCCCTCGAAGCCAACCACCGGCCTCATCCCTCCCACCACGACCTCAACCCTCCAGAGGAGATCAGTCCCCAAGCCCTCGTTCCTTCAGTCAGTCTCGAAGTCTATCAAGGCTGGGCTTCAATTCCCTATGGGTCGGATTGCTTGGTATTTGAAGAAGGGTCGCTACGCTCAGAGGACAAGCTCCGATCTACCTCGCCGCGATTCTTGAATATCTCGATGCTGAG TTGTTGCACTAGTGTTGCATGGGTGCTTGGAGGCGATGGTGCTTTTGATAAACTTGATACTAATGGAAATTTGTACAT TAATAGAGGAAAACATTCTGACAATCTGACAAGAGAGAACCAAGATTGGAAGAGGAAGGATAATGTATTGTTGCATGAGTATGAAGCttggaaaatgaagataaagTAA